One Amblyomma americanum isolate KBUSLIRL-KWMA chromosome 8, ASM5285725v1, whole genome shotgun sequence DNA window includes the following coding sequences:
- the LOC144101946 gene encoding uncharacterized protein LOC144101946 codes for MGTTFSGQDVVADRLCHGGLVSIARMHLAAELTCGPSGDVLRRPARITCPAGPSLRSFGSCENSFWKPPVLRMWSVSDISWAFGCLVTLCTLSLWSWCAPSAGCNTVRVARACCTTEWRFLTNGTSPPAPRSPGFQRRSVNVMGLALLDNWHQ; via the exons ATGGGGACAACATTCAGCGGACAGGATGTCGTTGCTGACCGGCTGTGTCATGGTGGACTGGTCTCGATCGCTAGGATGCACCTTGCTGCCGAGCTAACGTGTGGTCCCAGTGGTGATGTGCTGCGGCGCCCAGCTCGAATAACATGTCCAGCTGGACCTTCTCTGCGGAGCTTTGGCAGCTGCGAAAACAGCTTTTG GAAGCCACCCGTGCTTCGGATGTGGAGCGTGTCCGATATCAGCTGGGCATTTGGATGCTTGGTCACCTTGTGCACCCTGAGCTTGTGGAGCTGGTGCGCCCCGTCTGCTGGCTGTAACACGGTCAGAGTGGCGCGGGCATGCTGTACTACA GAATGGCGCTTCTTGACAAATGGTACCTCGCCACCAGCCCCGAGGAGTCCCGGTTTTCAACGTCGCAGTGTAAATGTCATGG GGCTGGCGCTTCTCGACAACTGGCACCAGTAG